A stretch of the Lactuca sativa cultivar Salinas chromosome 9, Lsat_Salinas_v11, whole genome shotgun sequence genome encodes the following:
- the LOC111906763 gene encoding pentatricopeptide repeat-containing protein At3g09060, whose amino-acid sequence MAELPKTLFSKHLLKLLKSEKDPISALSLFDSAIRHPDYTPTPSVFHHIFRRISQSPKLLPQLARIVNLIQAKKCICSEDIPLIVIKAYSSNSMVDQALDLFQRMTEIFGCEPGIRSYNTLLNALAESNQFNRADLFFKNFRRMGVFPNLETYNILIKLFCNKKQFDKAKELLNWMSERGMVPDVFSYGTLINGLAKGGEMTSALKVFDEMFEREVTPDVMCYNILIDGLFKKGDFLKANEVWEKLVNSSSVYPNVGTYNAMIDGFCKCGQFQESLKIWNRMKENNRQMDLITYSTVINVFCESDNIEGGMTVFKEMIAKNVSPDVAIYNALLNGYCHAGKIKECFNLWDLMEKDNCRNIISFNIFIKGLLENKKVTEAISLWQQLLHENPSLINPTTYGILIHGLCQNGYIDKAFTILKEAQGKSKSNNLDVYAFSSLINGFCNVGRLNDAVCVLDLMVTNGYNPNTNVYNTLLKGFIQAHKIKDAINFFDKMAIRGCPPTIVTYNTLIDGLCKLQRFDEAYRLVKEILEKGLKPDMITNSLLMRGLCQDMKVELALKLFHQVLDNGFKPDVIMYNIIIHGLCSTRNVGYALELYLKMGDNKCVPNLVTLNTLMEGFYKVRDCINAYVIWGRILKIGFQPDIISYNIVLKGLCSCHKMNDAIHCLNDAVAMEIVPSFITWNILVKAVLKSIG is encoded by the exons ATGGCCGAATTGCCCAAAACCCTTTTCAGCAAACATCTCCTGAAACTTCTCAAATCCGAAAAAGACCCAATCTCAGCTCTCTCCCTCTTCGATTCAGCCATCCGTCACCCAGATTACACCCCAACCCCTTCCGTCTTTCACCACATTTTCCGCCGTATTTCACAATCTCCGAAACTCCTACCTCAACTGGCGCGAATTGTAAATTTGATTCAAGCCAAGAAATGCATCTGCTCCGAAGATATCCCATTGATTGTAATCAAAGCGTATTCCAGTAACTCCATGGTTGATCAAGCATTAGACCTTTTCCAAAGAATGACTGAAATTTTTGGGTGCGAACCCGGTATAAGATCTTACAACACTCTTCTCAATGCGTTGGCTGAATCTAATCAATTCAATCGTGCGGATTTGTTTTTTAAGAACTTTAGACGGATGGGTGTTTTCCCCAACTTGGAAACTTATAACATTCTGATCAAACTTTTCTGTAACAAAAAGCAATTTGATAAAGCAAAGGAATTGCTGAATTGGATGTCTGAAAGAGGGATGGTTCCGGATGTCTTCAGTTATGGTACTTTGATAAATGGGCTAGCCAAGGGTGGGGAGATGACCAGTGCCTTGAAGGTGTTCGACGAAATGTTTGAGAGAGAAGTAACTCCAGATGTGATGTGTTACAATATTTTAATTGATGGGCTATTCAAGAAAGGCGATTTTTTGAAAGCAAACGAGGTGTGGGAGAAGTTGGTTAACTCCTCATCAGTCTATCCAAATGTAGGTACTTATAACGCCATGATTGATGGTTTTTGCAAGTGTGGACAATTTCAAGAAAGTCTGAAAATTTGGAACAGGATGAAGGAAAATAATCGACAAATGGATTTGATCACCTACAGCACAGTTATAAATGTGTTTTGTGAATCAGACAATATTGAAGGTGGCATGACAGTTTTTAAAGAAATGATTGCCAAAAATGTGTCCCCTGATGTTGCAATATACAATGCTTTGCTCAACGGGTATTGTCATGCAGGAAAGATTAAAGAATGCTTTAATCTATGGGATCTCATGGAGAAAGATAATTGCAGGAATATCATCAGTTTCAATATCTTCATCAAAGGATTATTAGAAAACAAAAAGGTAACTGAGGCAATTTCTCTATGGCAACAACTATTACATGAGAACCCTTCTCTTATAAACCCCACCACTTATGGCATTTTGATCCATGGATTATGCCAAAACGGGTATATAGACAAGGCTTTCACTATTCTAAAAGAAGCACAAGGTAAAAGTAAAAGTAACAATCTTGATGTTTATGCATTTTCTTCATTGATCAATGGGTTTTGTAATGTTGGGAGATTGAATGATGCAGTTTGTGTGTTAGATCTCATGGTTACAAATGGCTATAATCCAAACACCAATGTTTATAACACACTACTCAAAGGCTTTATTCAAGCTCATAAAATTAAAGATGCTATCAACTTCTTTGATAAAATGGCCATAAGGGGTTGTCCACCTACTATTGTCACTTACAATACTTTAATTGATGGATTATGCAAATTACAAAGGTTTGATGAAGCCTATCGACTTGTGAAGGAAATCTTGGAAAAGGGATTAAAGCCTGATATGATCACTAATAGCTTGTTAATGCGTGGATTATGTCAAGACATGAAGGTGGAATTAGCTCTTAAGTTATTTCACCAAGTTCTTGATAATGGTTTCAAACCCGATGTAATCATGTACAATATTATAATTCATGGGCTTTGTTCTACACGAAATGTTGGATATGCATTGGAGTTGTATCTAAAGATGGGTGACAACAAATGTGTTCCTAATCTTGTTACACTCAACACTTTAATGGAGGGTTTCTACAAAGTTAGGGATTGTATAAATGCATATGTTATATGGGGAAGGATTTTGAAGATTGGATTTCAACCTGATATTATCTCATATAATATTGTTCTTAAAGGGTTATGTTCTTGTCATAAGATGAATGATGCTATTCATTGTTTGAATGATGCTGTGGCTATGGAGATTGTTCCAAGTTTCATTACTTGGAATATACTTGTGAAGGCAGTTTTGAA GTCAATTGGGTGA
- the LOC111906766 gene encoding laccase-4 → MEHWVRALVVIGFIFPLLIEGRVRHYNFNVVVKKASRLCSTKPIVTVNGQFPGPTLYAREGDTVLVRVVNHVKYNVSIHWHGIRQLRTGWADGPAYITQCPIQPGQNYVYNFTITGQRGTLFWHAHILWLRATVHGAIVILPKLGVPYPFPKPAVEQVVILGEWWKSDTEAVINEALKSGLAPNISDAHTINGHPGPISGCQTQGGFQISVENGKSYMLRIINAALNEELFFKIAGHKLTVVEVDATYVKPFQTDTIVVAPGQTTNVIVTASKSAGKFMMAASPFMDSPIAVDNKTAVATLLYTGTLSTTSTTLAIPPPPNATATANNFVDSLRSLNSKKYPAKVPLKIDHSLYFTVGLGINPCPTCKAGNGSRVVASINNVTFVMPTTALLQAHYFNKNGVFTTDFPGNPPVSFNYTGASPANLATSSGTKLYRLKYNSTVELVLQDTGIIAAENHPVHLHGFNFFAVGKGLGNYNPKVDPNKFNLVDPVERNTIGVPSGGWVAIRFRADNPGVWFMHCHLEVHTTWGLKMAFLVDNGQGPKESLLPPPKDLPKC, encoded by the exons ATGGAGCATTGGGTTCGAGCTTTAGTGGTGATTGGTTTCATATTCCCGCTGTTGATAGAGGGTCGTGTTCGTCACTACAATTTCAAT GTTGTAGTGAAAAAAGCGAGTCGATTATGCTCAACGAAGCCAATAGTAACAGTTAACGGGCAGTTCCCAGGACCAACGCTTTATGCTAGAGAAGGTGACACAGTTCTCGTAAGGGTTGTCAACCATGTCAAATACAATGTTTCAATCCACTG GCATGGGATACGACAACTGCGAACAGGATGGGCAGATGGGCCAGCATATATAACACAATGCCCGATCCAGCCCGGGCAGAACTATGTATATAACTTCACAATAACCGGGCAAAGGGGCACGCTTTTCTGGCATGCACATATTCTATGGCTTAGGGCAACTGTTCATGGCGCCATTGTTATTCTACCTAAACTTGGAGTTCCTTATCCTTTCCCCAAACCTGCTGTTGAACAGGTCGTCATCTTAG GAGAATGGTGGAAGTCAGACACTGAAGCTGTGATCAATGAAGCATTAAAATCGGGTTTGGCCCCAAACATATCTGATGCACATACCATAAATGGCCATCCTGGACCTATATCTGGTTGTCAGACACAAG GAGGGTTTcaaataagtgtcgaaaatgggAAATCGTACATGCTACGTATAATCAATGCTGCACTCAATGAAGAACTCTTCTTCAAGATCGCCGGCCATAAGCTCACGGTGGTGGAAGTCGACGCCACCTAcgtaaaacccttccaaaccgaCACAATCGTCGTAGCACCAGGCCAAACCACCAATGTCATCGTCACAGCAAGCAAAAGCGCCGGCAAGTTCATGATGGCAGCCTCGCCGTTCATGGACTCACCTATAGCTGTCGACAATAAAACCGCCGTCGCCACTCTCCTTTACACCGGTACCCTCAGCACCACATCCACTACCCTAGCCATCCCACCTCCTCCAAACGCCACCGCCACTGCCAACAACTTCGTAGACTCCCTCCGGAGCTTGAACTCAAAAAAGTATCCGGCGAAGGTGCCTCTGAAAATCGATCACTCCTTGTATTTCACCGTGGGACTTGGTATCAACCCGTGCCCGACTTGCAAAGCGGGTAATGGTAGTCGGGTTGTTGCGAGTATTAACAATGTTACGTTTGTTATGCCTACCACTGCTCTTCTTCAAGCACATTACTTTAATAAGAATGGGGTCTTCACTACTGATTTTCCGGGCAACCCGCCGGTTTCTTTCAACTATACCGGAGCTTCACCGGCAAATTTGGCTACCAGTAGTGGGACTAAGCTTTATAGGCTAAAGTACAACTCAACAGTTGAATTGGTATTACAGGATACGGGTATTATTGCTGCAGAAAACCACCCGGTTCATTTACATGGGTTTAATTTCTTTGCTGTGGGTAAGGGATTAGGCAATTATAACCCGAAAGTGGACCCGAATAAGTTTAACCTGGTCGACCCGGTTGAGAGGAATACCATTGGTGTGCCTTCTGGTGGATGGGTAGCTATCCGATTCCGAGCGGATAATCCAG GTGTTTGGTTTATGCATTGCCATTTAGAAGTTCATACGACGTGGGGACTAAAAATGGCATTTTTGGTGGACAATGGTCAAGGACCAAAAGAGTCACTTTTGCCACCTCCAAAAGATCTTCCAAAATGTTGA